The proteins below come from a single Microtus pennsylvanicus isolate mMicPen1 chromosome 13, mMicPen1.hap1, whole genome shotgun sequence genomic window:
- the Cc2d1b gene encoding coiled-coil and C2 domain-containing protein 1B isoform X1 — protein sequence MPGSRPRNGPKTRGQGAATAKQLGLFVEFNTEDMLLGVDETEDDGDLEAELLALTGATGSTSRKPAPKGHAPLPMAHIEKLAADCMQDVEEEGEEEEGLEEDADLLRELQEVLGVDEETALLDGSEATSPDLSEERAQDNTEQPAVQTAFQQALPAVPQAGGPRGLQALLEERIHNYREAAASAKEAGEAAKVRRCDRGLKTLESQLATVRKGGKISEDEIPPPVALGKRPTPHLEMANRSPEADSPAPCVKEPEHLFQPEPSLPGSSTIAPLPVADPAPQALLLARQREYKVAALNAKRAGDLDRARELMRIGKRFGIVLEALEKGQPVDLSGMPPAPDDLKALPQASEAPTATRVLSPAVEQVQKVMASDLPAPVAPGEPKTVLDALQQRLNRYREAGIQARASGNERKARMHDRIAKQYQDAVRAHQAGQKVDFAELPVPPGFPPIPGLELSKGAEEDSMTATLAYAQKLASQDIVLADEDEESDTPARAPVAKKPAHPLVPSSHPVTEPKASSSKESLSPSAREQLALLEARKLQYQRAALQAKRRQDLEQAKSHLRVAKNLEVQIAQAQAGQPIDLSKMPSPLTNEEGDFILIHHEDLRLSQKAEEVYAQLQKILLEQHEKCLLFSKQFMHQGNVAETTRFEKLAQDRKKQLEILQLAQAQGLDPPSHHFELKTFQTVRIFSELNSTEMHLIIIRGMNLPAPPGVTPDDLDAFVRFEFHYPNSDQAQKSKTAVVKNTNSPEFEQVFKLNINRNHRSFKRVIQSKGIKFEIFHKGSFFRSDKLVGTAHLKLERLENECEIREIMEVLDGRKPTGGKLEVKVRLREPLSGQDVQVVTENWLVLEPRGL from the exons ATGCCAGGGTCAAGACCTCGGAACGGCCCTAAGACCAGAGGCCAGGGTGCTGCAACTGCTAAGCAG CTGGGGCTTTTCGTTGAGTTCAACACTGAAGACATGCTCCTGGGGGTGGATGAGACTGAAGATGACGGAGACCTAGAGGCTGAGCTGTTGGCTCTCACTGGGGCGACAGGGAGCACAAGCAGGAAGCCCGCACCCAAGGGGCATG CCCCCCTACCCATGGCCCACATTGAGAAGTTGGCAGCAGACTGTATGCAAgatgtggaggaggagggagaggaagaggaagggctggAGGAGGATGCAGACCTGCTG AGAGAGCTGCAGGAAGTCCTGGGTGTGGATGAAGAAACTGCGCTGCTAGATGGCAGTGAGGCAACAAGCCCAGACTTGTCTGAGGAGAGGGCACAGGACAACACTGAGCAACCTGCAGTGCAGACAGCCTTCCAACAGGCTTTACCTGCAGTGCCTCAG GCTGGAGGGCCTCGGGGGCTGCAGGCTTTGCTGGAGGAACGGATCCATAACTACCGGGAGGCCGCAGCCAGTGCCAAGGAGGCTGGTGAAGCTGCCAAAGTCCGGCGCTGTGATCGGGGCCTGAAG ACTTTGGAGTCCCAGCTTGCCACTGTGAGGAAAGGCGGGAAGATCAGTGAGGATGAGATTCCACCTCCAGTGGCCTTGGGTAAAAGGCCCACACCCCACCTGGAAATGGCCAACAGGAGCCCTGAGGCAGACTCCCCAGCTCCGTGTGTCAAGGAGCCAG aGCACCTTTTCCAACCTGAGCCCAGCCTCCCAGGCAGCTCTACCATTGCTCCTCTGCCTGTTGCAGACCCAGCCCCACAGGCCCTGTTGTTAGCCCGACAGAGAGAGTACAAAGTAGCTGCTCTCAATGCCAAACGGGCTGGAGATCTAGATCGTGCCCGGGAGCTCATGAGGATTGGGAAG AGATTTGGTATTGTCCTGGAGGCCCTGGAGAAAGGGCAGCCTGTGGATCTGAGTGGCATGCCCCCAGCACCTGATG ATCTGAAGGCCCTCCCACAGGCTTCTGAGGCCCCTACAGCAACCCGAGTCCTGTCCCCAGCAGTGGAGCAAGTACAGAAAGTGATGGCCTCTGACCTCCCAGCCCCAG TGGCCCCTGGAGAGCCAAAAACAGTGCTGGATGCTTTACAGCAAAGGCTGAACAGGTACCGTGAGGCAGGCATCCAGGCCCGGGCCAGTGGGAATGAGCGCAAGGCCAGGATGCATGATCGCATTGCCAAG CAATATCAGGATGCTGTTCGAGCTCATCAAGCAGGGCAGAAAGTTGACTTTGCTGAGTTACCTGTTCCTCCAG GATTTCCTCCCAtccctggcctggagctcagtaAAGGTGCCGAGGAGGATTCAATGACAGCAACTTTGGCATATGCCCAAAAACTGGCCTCACAAGATATAGTCCTGGCAGATGAAGACGAGGAG AGTGATACCCCAGCACGGGCTCCAGTGGCCAAGAAGCCAGCACATCCTCTGGTCCCTTCATCTCATCCTGTGACTGAGCCCAAGGCCTCAAGTTCTAAGGAATCACTGAGTCCATCTG CTCGGGAGCAGCTGGCACTGCTGGAGGCTCGGAAACTGCAATACCAGCGAGCAGCCCTGCAGGCCAAGCGCAGACAAGATCTAGAGCAGGCCAAATCCCATCTACGAGTAGCTAAAAATCTGGAGGTCCAGATCGCCCAAGCCCAAGCAGGTCAACCCATCGACCTGTCCAAG ATGCCTTCACCCTTGACGAATGAAGAGGGTGACTTCATCCTCATTCACCATGAAGATCTGCGACTCTCCCAGAAGGCTGAGGAGGTGTATGCCCAGCTACAGAAAATACTTCTGGAGCAGCATGAG AAGTGCCTGCTGTTCTCCAagcagttcatgcaccagggcaATGTGGCTGAGACTACCCG GTTTGAGAAGCTTGCTCAGGACCGAAAGAAACAGCTTGAGATCCTGCAGCTAGCCCAGGCCCAGGGCCTTGACCCTCCCAGCCATCACTTTGAGTTGAAGACATTCCAGACTGTGAG GATCTTCTCAGAACTTAACAGCACAGAAATGCATCTGATCATCATCCGGGGAATGAACCTCCCAGCCCCACCAG gaGTGACTCCCGATGACTTGGATGCGTTTGTACGCTTTGAGTTTCATTACCCTAACTCG GACCaggctcaaaaaagcaaaacagccgtGGTCAAGAACACAAACTCTCCAG AATTTGAACAAGTTTTTAAACTAAACATCAATCGAAATCACCGGAGCTTTAAGAGAGTGATCCAAAGCAAAGGAATCAAATTTGAGATCTTCCACAAGGG ATCCTTTTTTAGAAGTGACAAGCTGGTTGGCACAGCACACCTGAAATTGGAAAGGCTGGAGAATGAGTGTGAGATCAGAGAGATCATGGAG GTTCTGGACGGAAGAAAGCCCACTGGGGGGAAGCTGGAGGTTAAGGTGAGGCTGCGGGAGCCTTTGAGTGGCCAGGATGTGCAGGTGGTCACCGAGAACTGGTTGGTCCTGGAGCCTAGGGGCCTGTAA
- the Cc2d1b gene encoding coiled-coil and C2 domain-containing protein 1B isoform X2, which produces MPGSRPRNGPKTRGQGAATAKQLGLFVEFNTEDMLLGVDETEDDGDLEAELLALTGATGSTSRKPAPKGHAPLPMAHIEKLAADCMQDVEEEGEEEEGLEEDADLLRELQEVLGVDEETALLDGSEATSPDLSEERAQDNTEQPAVQTAFQQALPAVPQAGGPRGLQALLEERIHNYREAAASAKEAGEAAKVRRCDRGLKTLESQLATVRKGGKISEDEIPPPVALGKRPTPHLEMANRSPEADSPAPCVKEPDPAPQALLLARQREYKVAALNAKRAGDLDRARELMRIGKRFGIVLEALEKGQPVDLSGMPPAPDDLKALPQASEAPTATRVLSPAVEQVQKVMASDLPAPVAPGEPKTVLDALQQRLNRYREAGIQARASGNERKARMHDRIAKQYQDAVRAHQAGQKVDFAELPVPPGFPPIPGLELSKGAEEDSMTATLAYAQKLASQDIVLADEDEESDTPARAPVAKKPAHPLVPSSHPVTEPKASSSKESLSPSAREQLALLEARKLQYQRAALQAKRRQDLEQAKSHLRVAKNLEVQIAQAQAGQPIDLSKMPSPLTNEEGDFILIHHEDLRLSQKAEEVYAQLQKILLEQHEKCLLFSKQFMHQGNVAETTRFEKLAQDRKKQLEILQLAQAQGLDPPSHHFELKTFQTVRIFSELNSTEMHLIIIRGMNLPAPPGVTPDDLDAFVRFEFHYPNSDQAQKSKTAVVKNTNSPEFEQVFKLNINRNHRSFKRVIQSKGIKFEIFHKGSFFRSDKLVGTAHLKLERLENECEIREIMEVLDGRKPTGGKLEVKVRLREPLSGQDVQVVTENWLVLEPRGL; this is translated from the exons ATGCCAGGGTCAAGACCTCGGAACGGCCCTAAGACCAGAGGCCAGGGTGCTGCAACTGCTAAGCAG CTGGGGCTTTTCGTTGAGTTCAACACTGAAGACATGCTCCTGGGGGTGGATGAGACTGAAGATGACGGAGACCTAGAGGCTGAGCTGTTGGCTCTCACTGGGGCGACAGGGAGCACAAGCAGGAAGCCCGCACCCAAGGGGCATG CCCCCCTACCCATGGCCCACATTGAGAAGTTGGCAGCAGACTGTATGCAAgatgtggaggaggagggagaggaagaggaagggctggAGGAGGATGCAGACCTGCTG AGAGAGCTGCAGGAAGTCCTGGGTGTGGATGAAGAAACTGCGCTGCTAGATGGCAGTGAGGCAACAAGCCCAGACTTGTCTGAGGAGAGGGCACAGGACAACACTGAGCAACCTGCAGTGCAGACAGCCTTCCAACAGGCTTTACCTGCAGTGCCTCAG GCTGGAGGGCCTCGGGGGCTGCAGGCTTTGCTGGAGGAACGGATCCATAACTACCGGGAGGCCGCAGCCAGTGCCAAGGAGGCTGGTGAAGCTGCCAAAGTCCGGCGCTGTGATCGGGGCCTGAAG ACTTTGGAGTCCCAGCTTGCCACTGTGAGGAAAGGCGGGAAGATCAGTGAGGATGAGATTCCACCTCCAGTGGCCTTGGGTAAAAGGCCCACACCCCACCTGGAAATGGCCAACAGGAGCCCTGAGGCAGACTCCCCAGCTCCGTGTGTCAAGGAGCCAG ACCCAGCCCCACAGGCCCTGTTGTTAGCCCGACAGAGAGAGTACAAAGTAGCTGCTCTCAATGCCAAACGGGCTGGAGATCTAGATCGTGCCCGGGAGCTCATGAGGATTGGGAAG AGATTTGGTATTGTCCTGGAGGCCCTGGAGAAAGGGCAGCCTGTGGATCTGAGTGGCATGCCCCCAGCACCTGATG ATCTGAAGGCCCTCCCACAGGCTTCTGAGGCCCCTACAGCAACCCGAGTCCTGTCCCCAGCAGTGGAGCAAGTACAGAAAGTGATGGCCTCTGACCTCCCAGCCCCAG TGGCCCCTGGAGAGCCAAAAACAGTGCTGGATGCTTTACAGCAAAGGCTGAACAGGTACCGTGAGGCAGGCATCCAGGCCCGGGCCAGTGGGAATGAGCGCAAGGCCAGGATGCATGATCGCATTGCCAAG CAATATCAGGATGCTGTTCGAGCTCATCAAGCAGGGCAGAAAGTTGACTTTGCTGAGTTACCTGTTCCTCCAG GATTTCCTCCCAtccctggcctggagctcagtaAAGGTGCCGAGGAGGATTCAATGACAGCAACTTTGGCATATGCCCAAAAACTGGCCTCACAAGATATAGTCCTGGCAGATGAAGACGAGGAG AGTGATACCCCAGCACGGGCTCCAGTGGCCAAGAAGCCAGCACATCCTCTGGTCCCTTCATCTCATCCTGTGACTGAGCCCAAGGCCTCAAGTTCTAAGGAATCACTGAGTCCATCTG CTCGGGAGCAGCTGGCACTGCTGGAGGCTCGGAAACTGCAATACCAGCGAGCAGCCCTGCAGGCCAAGCGCAGACAAGATCTAGAGCAGGCCAAATCCCATCTACGAGTAGCTAAAAATCTGGAGGTCCAGATCGCCCAAGCCCAAGCAGGTCAACCCATCGACCTGTCCAAG ATGCCTTCACCCTTGACGAATGAAGAGGGTGACTTCATCCTCATTCACCATGAAGATCTGCGACTCTCCCAGAAGGCTGAGGAGGTGTATGCCCAGCTACAGAAAATACTTCTGGAGCAGCATGAG AAGTGCCTGCTGTTCTCCAagcagttcatgcaccagggcaATGTGGCTGAGACTACCCG GTTTGAGAAGCTTGCTCAGGACCGAAAGAAACAGCTTGAGATCCTGCAGCTAGCCCAGGCCCAGGGCCTTGACCCTCCCAGCCATCACTTTGAGTTGAAGACATTCCAGACTGTGAG GATCTTCTCAGAACTTAACAGCACAGAAATGCATCTGATCATCATCCGGGGAATGAACCTCCCAGCCCCACCAG gaGTGACTCCCGATGACTTGGATGCGTTTGTACGCTTTGAGTTTCATTACCCTAACTCG GACCaggctcaaaaaagcaaaacagccgtGGTCAAGAACACAAACTCTCCAG AATTTGAACAAGTTTTTAAACTAAACATCAATCGAAATCACCGGAGCTTTAAGAGAGTGATCCAAAGCAAAGGAATCAAATTTGAGATCTTCCACAAGGG ATCCTTTTTTAGAAGTGACAAGCTGGTTGGCACAGCACACCTGAAATTGGAAAGGCTGGAGAATGAGTGTGAGATCAGAGAGATCATGGAG GTTCTGGACGGAAGAAAGCCCACTGGGGGGAAGCTGGAGGTTAAGGTGAGGCTGCGGGAGCCTTTGAGTGGCCAGGATGTGCAGGTGGTCACCGAGAACTGGTTGGTCCTGGAGCCTAGGGGCCTGTAA
- the Cc2d1b gene encoding coiled-coil and C2 domain-containing protein 1B isoform X3 translates to MLLGVDETEDDGDLEAELLALTGATGSTSRKPAPKGHAPLPMAHIEKLAADCMQDVEEEGEEEEGLEEDADLLRELQEVLGVDEETALLDGSEATSPDLSEERAQDNTEQPAVQTAFQQALPAVPQAGGPRGLQALLEERIHNYREAAASAKEAGEAAKVRRCDRGLKTLESQLATVRKGGKISEDEIPPPVALGKRPTPHLEMANRSPEADSPAPCVKEPEHLFQPEPSLPGSSTIAPLPVADPAPQALLLARQREYKVAALNAKRAGDLDRARELMRIGKRFGIVLEALEKGQPVDLSGMPPAPDDLKALPQASEAPTATRVLSPAVEQVQKVMASDLPAPVAPGEPKTVLDALQQRLNRYREAGIQARASGNERKARMHDRIAKQYQDAVRAHQAGQKVDFAELPVPPGFPPIPGLELSKGAEEDSMTATLAYAQKLASQDIVLADEDEESDTPARAPVAKKPAHPLVPSSHPVTEPKASSSKESLSPSAREQLALLEARKLQYQRAALQAKRRQDLEQAKSHLRVAKNLEVQIAQAQAGQPIDLSKMPSPLTNEEGDFILIHHEDLRLSQKAEEVYAQLQKILLEQHEKCLLFSKQFMHQGNVAETTRFEKLAQDRKKQLEILQLAQAQGLDPPSHHFELKTFQTVRIFSELNSTEMHLIIIRGMNLPAPPGVTPDDLDAFVRFEFHYPNSDQAQKSKTAVVKNTNSPEFEQVFKLNINRNHRSFKRVIQSKGIKFEIFHKGSFFRSDKLVGTAHLKLERLENECEIREIMEVLDGRKPTGGKLEVKVRLREPLSGQDVQVVTENWLVLEPRGL, encoded by the exons ATGCTCCTGGGGGTGGATGAGACTGAAGATGACGGAGACCTAGAGGCTGAGCTGTTGGCTCTCACTGGGGCGACAGGGAGCACAAGCAGGAAGCCCGCACCCAAGGGGCATG CCCCCCTACCCATGGCCCACATTGAGAAGTTGGCAGCAGACTGTATGCAAgatgtggaggaggagggagaggaagaggaagggctggAGGAGGATGCAGACCTGCTG AGAGAGCTGCAGGAAGTCCTGGGTGTGGATGAAGAAACTGCGCTGCTAGATGGCAGTGAGGCAACAAGCCCAGACTTGTCTGAGGAGAGGGCACAGGACAACACTGAGCAACCTGCAGTGCAGACAGCCTTCCAACAGGCTTTACCTGCAGTGCCTCAG GCTGGAGGGCCTCGGGGGCTGCAGGCTTTGCTGGAGGAACGGATCCATAACTACCGGGAGGCCGCAGCCAGTGCCAAGGAGGCTGGTGAAGCTGCCAAAGTCCGGCGCTGTGATCGGGGCCTGAAG ACTTTGGAGTCCCAGCTTGCCACTGTGAGGAAAGGCGGGAAGATCAGTGAGGATGAGATTCCACCTCCAGTGGCCTTGGGTAAAAGGCCCACACCCCACCTGGAAATGGCCAACAGGAGCCCTGAGGCAGACTCCCCAGCTCCGTGTGTCAAGGAGCCAG aGCACCTTTTCCAACCTGAGCCCAGCCTCCCAGGCAGCTCTACCATTGCTCCTCTGCCTGTTGCAGACCCAGCCCCACAGGCCCTGTTGTTAGCCCGACAGAGAGAGTACAAAGTAGCTGCTCTCAATGCCAAACGGGCTGGAGATCTAGATCGTGCCCGGGAGCTCATGAGGATTGGGAAG AGATTTGGTATTGTCCTGGAGGCCCTGGAGAAAGGGCAGCCTGTGGATCTGAGTGGCATGCCCCCAGCACCTGATG ATCTGAAGGCCCTCCCACAGGCTTCTGAGGCCCCTACAGCAACCCGAGTCCTGTCCCCAGCAGTGGAGCAAGTACAGAAAGTGATGGCCTCTGACCTCCCAGCCCCAG TGGCCCCTGGAGAGCCAAAAACAGTGCTGGATGCTTTACAGCAAAGGCTGAACAGGTACCGTGAGGCAGGCATCCAGGCCCGGGCCAGTGGGAATGAGCGCAAGGCCAGGATGCATGATCGCATTGCCAAG CAATATCAGGATGCTGTTCGAGCTCATCAAGCAGGGCAGAAAGTTGACTTTGCTGAGTTACCTGTTCCTCCAG GATTTCCTCCCAtccctggcctggagctcagtaAAGGTGCCGAGGAGGATTCAATGACAGCAACTTTGGCATATGCCCAAAAACTGGCCTCACAAGATATAGTCCTGGCAGATGAAGACGAGGAG AGTGATACCCCAGCACGGGCTCCAGTGGCCAAGAAGCCAGCACATCCTCTGGTCCCTTCATCTCATCCTGTGACTGAGCCCAAGGCCTCAAGTTCTAAGGAATCACTGAGTCCATCTG CTCGGGAGCAGCTGGCACTGCTGGAGGCTCGGAAACTGCAATACCAGCGAGCAGCCCTGCAGGCCAAGCGCAGACAAGATCTAGAGCAGGCCAAATCCCATCTACGAGTAGCTAAAAATCTGGAGGTCCAGATCGCCCAAGCCCAAGCAGGTCAACCCATCGACCTGTCCAAG ATGCCTTCACCCTTGACGAATGAAGAGGGTGACTTCATCCTCATTCACCATGAAGATCTGCGACTCTCCCAGAAGGCTGAGGAGGTGTATGCCCAGCTACAGAAAATACTTCTGGAGCAGCATGAG AAGTGCCTGCTGTTCTCCAagcagttcatgcaccagggcaATGTGGCTGAGACTACCCG GTTTGAGAAGCTTGCTCAGGACCGAAAGAAACAGCTTGAGATCCTGCAGCTAGCCCAGGCCCAGGGCCTTGACCCTCCCAGCCATCACTTTGAGTTGAAGACATTCCAGACTGTGAG GATCTTCTCAGAACTTAACAGCACAGAAATGCATCTGATCATCATCCGGGGAATGAACCTCCCAGCCCCACCAG gaGTGACTCCCGATGACTTGGATGCGTTTGTACGCTTTGAGTTTCATTACCCTAACTCG GACCaggctcaaaaaagcaaaacagccgtGGTCAAGAACACAAACTCTCCAG AATTTGAACAAGTTTTTAAACTAAACATCAATCGAAATCACCGGAGCTTTAAGAGAGTGATCCAAAGCAAAGGAATCAAATTTGAGATCTTCCACAAGGG ATCCTTTTTTAGAAGTGACAAGCTGGTTGGCACAGCACACCTGAAATTGGAAAGGCTGGAGAATGAGTGTGAGATCAGAGAGATCATGGAG GTTCTGGACGGAAGAAAGCCCACTGGGGGGAAGCTGGAGGTTAAGGTGAGGCTGCGGGAGCCTTTGAGTGGCCAGGATGTGCAGGTGGTCACCGAGAACTGGTTGGTCCTGGAGCCTAGGGGCCTGTAA
- the Cc2d1b gene encoding coiled-coil and C2 domain-containing protein 1B isoform X4, giving the protein MLLGVDETEDDGDLEAELLALTGATGSTSRKPAPKGHAPLPMAHIEKLAADCMQDVEEEGEEEEGLEEDADLLRELQEVLGVDEETALLDGSEATSPDLSEERAQDNTEQPAVQTAFQQALPAVPQAGGPRGLQALLEERIHNYREAAASAKEAGEAAKVRRCDRGLKTLESQLATVRKGGKISEDEIPPPVALGKRPTPHLEMANRSPEADSPAPCVKEPDPAPQALLLARQREYKVAALNAKRAGDLDRARELMRIGKRFGIVLEALEKGQPVDLSGMPPAPDDLKALPQASEAPTATRVLSPAVEQVQKVMASDLPAPVAPGEPKTVLDALQQRLNRYREAGIQARASGNERKARMHDRIAKQYQDAVRAHQAGQKVDFAELPVPPGFPPIPGLELSKGAEEDSMTATLAYAQKLASQDIVLADEDEESDTPARAPVAKKPAHPLVPSSHPVTEPKASSSKESLSPSAREQLALLEARKLQYQRAALQAKRRQDLEQAKSHLRVAKNLEVQIAQAQAGQPIDLSKMPSPLTNEEGDFILIHHEDLRLSQKAEEVYAQLQKILLEQHEKCLLFSKQFMHQGNVAETTRFEKLAQDRKKQLEILQLAQAQGLDPPSHHFELKTFQTVRIFSELNSTEMHLIIIRGMNLPAPPGVTPDDLDAFVRFEFHYPNSDQAQKSKTAVVKNTNSPEFEQVFKLNINRNHRSFKRVIQSKGIKFEIFHKGSFFRSDKLVGTAHLKLERLENECEIREIMEVLDGRKPTGGKLEVKVRLREPLSGQDVQVVTENWLVLEPRGL; this is encoded by the exons ATGCTCCTGGGGGTGGATGAGACTGAAGATGACGGAGACCTAGAGGCTGAGCTGTTGGCTCTCACTGGGGCGACAGGGAGCACAAGCAGGAAGCCCGCACCCAAGGGGCATG CCCCCCTACCCATGGCCCACATTGAGAAGTTGGCAGCAGACTGTATGCAAgatgtggaggaggagggagaggaagaggaagggctggAGGAGGATGCAGACCTGCTG AGAGAGCTGCAGGAAGTCCTGGGTGTGGATGAAGAAACTGCGCTGCTAGATGGCAGTGAGGCAACAAGCCCAGACTTGTCTGAGGAGAGGGCACAGGACAACACTGAGCAACCTGCAGTGCAGACAGCCTTCCAACAGGCTTTACCTGCAGTGCCTCAG GCTGGAGGGCCTCGGGGGCTGCAGGCTTTGCTGGAGGAACGGATCCATAACTACCGGGAGGCCGCAGCCAGTGCCAAGGAGGCTGGTGAAGCTGCCAAAGTCCGGCGCTGTGATCGGGGCCTGAAG ACTTTGGAGTCCCAGCTTGCCACTGTGAGGAAAGGCGGGAAGATCAGTGAGGATGAGATTCCACCTCCAGTGGCCTTGGGTAAAAGGCCCACACCCCACCTGGAAATGGCCAACAGGAGCCCTGAGGCAGACTCCCCAGCTCCGTGTGTCAAGGAGCCAG ACCCAGCCCCACAGGCCCTGTTGTTAGCCCGACAGAGAGAGTACAAAGTAGCTGCTCTCAATGCCAAACGGGCTGGAGATCTAGATCGTGCCCGGGAGCTCATGAGGATTGGGAAG AGATTTGGTATTGTCCTGGAGGCCCTGGAGAAAGGGCAGCCTGTGGATCTGAGTGGCATGCCCCCAGCACCTGATG ATCTGAAGGCCCTCCCACAGGCTTCTGAGGCCCCTACAGCAACCCGAGTCCTGTCCCCAGCAGTGGAGCAAGTACAGAAAGTGATGGCCTCTGACCTCCCAGCCCCAG TGGCCCCTGGAGAGCCAAAAACAGTGCTGGATGCTTTACAGCAAAGGCTGAACAGGTACCGTGAGGCAGGCATCCAGGCCCGGGCCAGTGGGAATGAGCGCAAGGCCAGGATGCATGATCGCATTGCCAAG CAATATCAGGATGCTGTTCGAGCTCATCAAGCAGGGCAGAAAGTTGACTTTGCTGAGTTACCTGTTCCTCCAG GATTTCCTCCCAtccctggcctggagctcagtaAAGGTGCCGAGGAGGATTCAATGACAGCAACTTTGGCATATGCCCAAAAACTGGCCTCACAAGATATAGTCCTGGCAGATGAAGACGAGGAG AGTGATACCCCAGCACGGGCTCCAGTGGCCAAGAAGCCAGCACATCCTCTGGTCCCTTCATCTCATCCTGTGACTGAGCCCAAGGCCTCAAGTTCTAAGGAATCACTGAGTCCATCTG CTCGGGAGCAGCTGGCACTGCTGGAGGCTCGGAAACTGCAATACCAGCGAGCAGCCCTGCAGGCCAAGCGCAGACAAGATCTAGAGCAGGCCAAATCCCATCTACGAGTAGCTAAAAATCTGGAGGTCCAGATCGCCCAAGCCCAAGCAGGTCAACCCATCGACCTGTCCAAG ATGCCTTCACCCTTGACGAATGAAGAGGGTGACTTCATCCTCATTCACCATGAAGATCTGCGACTCTCCCAGAAGGCTGAGGAGGTGTATGCCCAGCTACAGAAAATACTTCTGGAGCAGCATGAG AAGTGCCTGCTGTTCTCCAagcagttcatgcaccagggcaATGTGGCTGAGACTACCCG GTTTGAGAAGCTTGCTCAGGACCGAAAGAAACAGCTTGAGATCCTGCAGCTAGCCCAGGCCCAGGGCCTTGACCCTCCCAGCCATCACTTTGAGTTGAAGACATTCCAGACTGTGAG GATCTTCTCAGAACTTAACAGCACAGAAATGCATCTGATCATCATCCGGGGAATGAACCTCCCAGCCCCACCAG gaGTGACTCCCGATGACTTGGATGCGTTTGTACGCTTTGAGTTTCATTACCCTAACTCG GACCaggctcaaaaaagcaaaacagccgtGGTCAAGAACACAAACTCTCCAG AATTTGAACAAGTTTTTAAACTAAACATCAATCGAAATCACCGGAGCTTTAAGAGAGTGATCCAAAGCAAAGGAATCAAATTTGAGATCTTCCACAAGGG ATCCTTTTTTAGAAGTGACAAGCTGGTTGGCACAGCACACCTGAAATTGGAAAGGCTGGAGAATGAGTGTGAGATCAGAGAGATCATGGAG GTTCTGGACGGAAGAAAGCCCACTGGGGGGAAGCTGGAGGTTAAGGTGAGGCTGCGGGAGCCTTTGAGTGGCCAGGATGTGCAGGTGGTCACCGAGAACTGGTTGGTCCTGGAGCCTAGGGGCCTGTAA